Proteins encoded in a region of the Gemmatimonadaceae bacterium genome:
- a CDS encoding glycoside hydrolase family 9 protein: MTRLSFVPVVPLLLALKPLTGAAQGGGTPDDAIRVNQVGYLPDAPKVAVVCALAPRALDAFEVRNAAGKRVFGPKPARATGKFGPCAETYQLDFTALRDGGTYRIHAGDLVSPAVRIGAGVWNGLADMPLRYMRQQRKGYNPVFNTMIHTKDGIIVDHPTRAGEYLPATGGWADASDYLQYVTTSATAAYQLMQAWRDNPRAFGDEYLADGRPGTNGIPDVLDEARHGLAWLLRMFPDDSLMLNQLGDDRDHMFFDLMPYDSADYGWGKGGARPLYPCTGIPQGLLRYQNRATGYASTAGKFAAAFALGAQLYRDREPALADTLRRKAVAAFALGEKYPGACQTAPGRGAYFYEEDDWEDDMELGAAALYALTSDARYQGKALSYAAKAKVKPWMGADTANHYQWYPWHNLGHYEAARRGTLNERLKLAGYYRDGLKAVAGKADNGFRVGIPFIWCSNDLMTSLAVTALWYRRITGDEEYRALEQAAIDWLFGTNPWGVSMVIGVPADGNFARDPHAVISVKLKYQLDGGLLDGPVYASIFRNLSGISLTKPDQYAKWNTGHIVYHDDWGDYSTNEPIMDGAANVLYLLSWLGRR; encoded by the coding sequence ATGACACGGCTCTCGTTCGTCCCCGTCGTCCCCCTATTGCTCGCGCTTAAGCCACTGACCGGCGCCGCCCAGGGCGGCGGCACGCCCGACGATGCCATCCGCGTGAATCAGGTGGGCTATCTCCCCGACGCCCCCAAGGTGGCAGTCGTCTGCGCGCTCGCGCCACGCGCGCTCGATGCCTTCGAAGTGCGCAACGCGGCGGGCAAGCGGGTCTTCGGTCCGAAGCCCGCCAGGGCGACCGGGAAATTTGGTCCGTGCGCGGAGACGTACCAGCTCGACTTCACGGCGCTGCGCGACGGCGGCACCTATCGCATCCACGCCGGAGACCTCGTCTCGCCCGCCGTCCGCATCGGCGCTGGGGTGTGGAACGGCCTCGCCGACATGCCACTGCGCTACATGCGGCAGCAGCGCAAGGGATACAACCCCGTCTTCAACACGATGATTCACACGAAGGACGGCATCATCGTGGATCATCCCACGCGCGCCGGCGAATACCTGCCGGCCACCGGCGGATGGGCCGACGCCTCGGACTACCTGCAGTACGTCACGACGTCGGCCACCGCCGCGTACCAGCTGATGCAGGCGTGGCGCGACAATCCCAGGGCGTTCGGCGACGAGTACCTCGCCGACGGCCGGCCGGGAACGAACGGCATTCCGGACGTCCTCGACGAGGCACGCCACGGACTGGCCTGGCTGCTGCGGATGTTCCCCGACGACTCGCTGATGCTCAACCAGCTCGGCGATGATCGCGACCACATGTTCTTCGACCTGATGCCCTACGACTCCGCCGACTACGGGTGGGGCAAGGGCGGCGCCCGGCCACTCTATCCGTGCACCGGCATTCCGCAGGGATTGCTGCGCTATCAGAACCGCGCCACCGGCTACGCCTCGACGGCGGGGAAGTTCGCGGCCGCGTTCGCGTTGGGAGCGCAACTGTATCGCGATCGCGAACCCGCTCTCGCCGACACGCTCCGGCGGAAAGCCGTGGCCGCGTTTGCCCTCGGCGAGAAGTACCCCGGCGCGTGCCAGACCGCGCCGGGACGCGGCGCGTACTTCTACGAAGAGGATGACTGGGAAGACGACATGGAGCTGGGCGCCGCCGCGCTCTATGCCCTGACATCAGATGCGCGCTATCAGGGAAAGGCGCTGTCGTACGCCGCGAAGGCCAAGGTCAAGCCGTGGATGGGCGCCGACACCGCGAATCACTACCAGTGGTATCCGTGGCACAACCTCGGACATTACGAGGCCGCGCGGCGCGGCACGCTGAATGAACGATTGAAACTCGCCGGCTACTACCGCGACGGACTGAAGGCGGTGGCGGGAAAAGCCGACAACGGCTTCCGCGTTGGCATCCCCTTCATCTGGTGCTCCAACGACCTGATGACCTCGCTGGCCGTCACTGCCCTCTGGTATCGCCGCATCACCGGCGACGAGGAGTATCGCGCACTCGAACAGGCCGCGATCGACTGGCTCTTTGGCACGAACCCGTGGGGCGTGTCGATGGTCATTGGCGTGCCCGCCGATGGCAACTTCGCGCGCGACCCGCATGCGGTCATCTCGGTGAAGCTCAAGTACCAGCTCGACGGTGGCCTGCTCGACGGCCCGGTTTATGCATCAATCTTCAGGAATCTTTCGGGCATCTCGCTCACCAAGCCGGACCAGTACGCGAAGTGGAATACCGGGCACATCGTCTACCACGACGACTGGGGCGACTACTCCACGAACGAGCCGATCATGGACGGGGCGGCCAACGTACTGTACCTGCTCTCGTGGCTGGGGCGGCGCTGA
- a CDS encoding CocE/NonD family hydrolase: MRRLIAACFAALLAVPAFAQPQTEAAALAARIRQNYRKLEVRIPVRDGVKLFTSIYVPKDTSKRYPVLMSRTPYSVAPYGDTLYRASMGPSGNPKWVDDGYIFVYQDARGRNFSEGDFREMTPILEKHEKPTDVDEGTDTYDTIEWLLKNLPTNGRMGIYGTSWPGFYASASCLSRHPALVACSPQAPMTDIWAGDDDFHGGAFLLAHNFGFYTGFGRGPRTEPGPDKRYPFTRETNDAYQFYLNMGPIGPGSRKYITQGTSEFWEDLLAHPTYDAFWQSRDVRRHLHDVKAAVLTVGGFYDTEDLHGPWWVYGSIAKQSPSTDNTLIVGPWSHGGWSRGDGTVLGNLRWDYRTGPFYRDSVEYPWFAHHLKGAPKLVATGVHVFRTGGEQWDTYATWPAPTARKTALYLQPDGKLGFSPPGTNGAFDQYVSDPARPVPVVGRIEPNGMPRDYITDDQRFASRRPDVLTYQSDVLTQDVTLTGPVNPVLHVSTTGSDADFIVKLIDVFPNDAPNWTGDQSGFIVGGYQQLVRGEPFRARYRRSFERPVAMVPNQADSIRFEMPSIHHTFKKGHRIMVQVQSTWFPHIERNPQTFVPNIFFAKPADYRTATMRVYHNAAKPTRIEVMQLP; this comes from the coding sequence ATGCGCCGACTGATTGCCGCCTGTTTCGCCGCGCTGCTCGCCGTTCCCGCCTTCGCCCAGCCTCAGACGGAGGCGGCCGCGCTCGCGGCGCGCATTCGCCAGAACTACCGCAAGCTCGAAGTGCGAATCCCGGTGCGCGACGGCGTGAAGCTCTTCACGTCCATCTACGTGCCGAAGGACACGAGCAAGCGGTATCCCGTGCTGATGTCGCGCACGCCGTATTCGGTGGCGCCGTACGGCGACACGTTGTATCGCGCGTCGATGGGTCCGTCCGGCAACCCGAAGTGGGTGGACGACGGCTACATCTTCGTCTATCAGGACGCGCGCGGCCGGAACTTCTCCGAGGGTGACTTCCGGGAGATGACGCCGATTCTCGAAAAACACGAGAAGCCGACCGACGTGGACGAGGGCACCGACACCTACGACACCATCGAGTGGCTGCTCAAGAACCTGCCGACGAACGGCCGGATGGGGATCTACGGCACCTCGTGGCCCGGCTTCTACGCCAGCGCCAGTTGCCTGTCGCGGCATCCGGCGCTCGTGGCCTGCTCACCGCAGGCGCCCATGACGGACATCTGGGCGGGCGACGACGACTTCCACGGCGGCGCCTTCCTGCTGGCGCACAACTTCGGCTTCTACACCGGCTTCGGCCGCGGGCCGCGCACCGAGCCCGGTCCCGACAAGCGCTATCCGTTTACGCGTGAGACAAACGATGCGTATCAGTTTTACCTCAACATGGGGCCCATCGGGCCGGGGTCGCGCAAATACATCACCCAGGGAACAAGTGAATTCTGGGAGGACCTGCTCGCGCATCCCACGTACGATGCGTTCTGGCAGTCGCGCGACGTGCGGCGGCACCTGCACGACGTGAAGGCGGCGGTGCTGACGGTCGGCGGCTTCTACGACACCGAAGACCTGCACGGTCCGTGGTGGGTGTATGGAAGCATCGCCAAACAGAGCCCGTCCACCGACAACACGCTGATCGTCGGCCCGTGGTCGCACGGCGGATGGAGCCGCGGTGATGGCACCGTGCTGGGCAACCTGCGCTGGGACTACCGGACGGGGCCGTTCTACCGTGACTCGGTGGAGTATCCGTGGTTCGCGCACCACCTCAAGGGGGCACCCAAGCTGGTGGCCACCGGCGTGCACGTTTTCCGCACCGGCGGCGAGCAGTGGGACACGTACGCAACGTGGCCCGCGCCCACTGCCAGGAAGACGGCGCTCTACCTGCAGCCCGACGGCAAGCTCGGCTTCTCCCCGCCCGGCACGAACGGCGCCTTTGATCAGTATGTGAGCGATCCGGCCAGGCCGGTGCCGGTGGTAGGTCGCATCGAACCCAATGGCATGCCACGCGACTACATCACGGACGACCAGCGATTCGCGTCACGGCGTCCTGACGTGCTCACCTACCAATCCGATGTGCTCACCCAGGACGTGACGCTCACCGGACCCGTGAACCCGGTGCTCCATGTCAGCACCACCGGGAGCGATGCCGATTTCATCGTCAAGCTGATTGACGTCTTCCCGAACGATGCCCCGAACTGGACGGGCGACCAGAGTGGATTCATCGTGGGCGGTTACCAGCAGCTCGTGCGCGGTGAGCCATTCCGTGCGCGCTACCGCCGGTCGTTCGAGAGGCCGGTGGCGATGGTACCGAACCAGGCTGATTCCATCCGGTTCGAGATGCCGTCCATCCACCACACCTTCAAGAAGGGACACCGCATCATGGTGCAGGTGCAGAGCACCTGGTTCCCGCACATCGAGCGGAATCCGCAGACCTTCGTGCCCAACATCTTCTTCGCGAAGCCCGCCGATTACCGGACGGCAACGATGCGCGTGTACCATAACGCAGCGAAGCCGACCCGGATCGAGGTGATGCAGCTGCCGTGA
- a CDS encoding tyrosine phenol-lyase — translation MTDKHEVPRTMGQQAGRRSWAEPWKIKMVEPLSMTDRPARDRAMAEAGYNTFLLRSADVYIDLLTDSGTNAMSDRQWAGMMVGDEAYAGSENFYHLEAAIQQYYGYKYLVPTHQGRGAENLISRTEIKPGQFVPGNMYFTTTRLHQEMAGGIFVDVICDEAHDPINRNAFKGNVDLGKLDALVKEHGAEKIAYVSLAATVNMAGGQPVSMANVKALRAWGDRHGIKVYLDATRAIENAFFIQEREAGYADKKVAEILKEFCGYTDGAWMSAKKDSLVNIGGWVAVNNWDVFEELRNLVVVFEGLHTYGGLAGRDMEAMAIGTAESVKDDHIRARIGQVRYLGGLLEEWGVPMMEPIGGHAIFLDARRFYPQLKQDEFPAQTLAAQLYLDSGIRAMERGIVSAGRNAKTGDHYRPKLELTRLTIPRRVYTQAHMDVVAESVKAVYEQRESVKGLKMVYEPKYLRFFQARFEPL, via the coding sequence ATGACCGACAAGCACGAAGTTCCCCGCACCATGGGCCAGCAGGCCGGCCGCCGCTCCTGGGCCGAGCCGTGGAAGATCAAGATGGTCGAGCCGTTGAGCATGACCGACCGTCCGGCGCGCGACCGCGCAATGGCCGAAGCGGGCTACAATACCTTCCTTCTCCGTTCCGCCGACGTCTACATCGACCTGCTCACCGACAGCGGCACCAATGCGATGAGCGACCGCCAGTGGGCCGGGATGATGGTCGGCGACGAGGCCTATGCCGGCTCCGAGAACTTCTACCATCTCGAAGCGGCCATCCAGCAATACTACGGCTACAAGTATCTCGTGCCGACGCATCAGGGACGCGGCGCCGAGAACCTGATCAGCCGGACGGAGATCAAGCCGGGGCAGTTCGTGCCGGGCAACATGTACTTCACGACGACGCGCCTGCACCAGGAAATGGCCGGCGGCATCTTCGTGGACGTCATCTGTGACGAGGCGCACGACCCGATCAACCGCAACGCGTTCAAGGGGAACGTGGACCTGGGCAAGCTCGATGCGCTGGTCAAGGAGCACGGCGCCGAGAAGATCGCCTACGTGTCGCTGGCGGCGACGGTCAACATGGCCGGCGGCCAGCCGGTCTCGATGGCGAACGTGAAGGCGCTGCGCGCCTGGGGCGACAGGCACGGCATCAAGGTCTACCTCGATGCGACGCGCGCGATCGAGAATGCGTTCTTCATCCAGGAGCGCGAGGCCGGCTACGCCGACAAGAAGGTGGCGGAGATCCTGAAGGAATTCTGCGGCTACACCGACGGGGCGTGGATGAGTGCCAAGAAGGACTCGCTCGTCAACATCGGCGGCTGGGTGGCGGTGAACAACTGGGACGTCTTCGAGGAGCTGCGCAATCTCGTGGTCGTCTTCGAAGGACTCCATACCTACGGCGGTCTTGCTGGGCGCGACATGGAAGCGATGGCCATCGGCACGGCGGAGTCGGTCAAGGATGACCACATCCGCGCCCGCATCGGTCAGGTCCGGTATCTCGGTGGACTGCTGGAAGAGTGGGGCGTGCCGATGATGGAGCCGATTGGCGGCCACGCCATCTTCCTCGACGCCCGGCGGTTCTACCCGCAGCTGAAGCAGGATGAGTTCCCGGCGCAGACGCTGGCCGCGCAGCTCTACCTCGACAGCGGCATCCGGGCGATGGAGCGCGGCATCGTGAGCGCGGGCCGCAACGCCAAGACGGGAGACCACTACCGCCCCAAGCTTGAGCTGACGCGCCTCACGATCCCGCGCCGCGTCTATACACAGGCGCACATGGACGTCGTGGCCGAGTCGGTGAAGGCCGTGTACGAGCAGCGCGAATCGGTGAAGGGGCTCAAGATGGTCTACGAGCCCAAGTACCTCCGCTTCTTCCAGGCGCGGTTCGAGCCGCTGTAG